The following is a genomic window from Anaerolineales bacterium.
ACGACATCCTGCTGGTCGGGGGTCAGGGCGGTGAGGGCCTGCTGCAGGTGGCGTCCGAGCTCACTGCGGGCCGCCAGGTCGTCCGGCTGCGGGCCGTTGGCTGGGAGCTGTTCCGTGATCTCTGCCTGCGGGTGCCGGTAGGCTCGGCGATAGTGGTCGGCGACCAGGTTGGCCGTTGTACCCAGCAGCCAGCCCTGGATTGTGGTCCGAGGCCCTTTGCCCAGCTGGAGGGCTTCGATCAGTCGGACGAACACATCGCTGGTCAGATCCTCGGCGAGCTGGTCGTCGTTG
Proteins encoded in this region:
- a CDS encoding sigma-70 family RNA polymerase sigma factor, with the protein product MNPMLYCAAPTARIPSLGHLTLRLRTRGASTAEVDRLHSLDAQAVGEIHDRYYAVVYRYARFRLNDDQLAEDLTSDVFVRLIEALQLGKGPRTTIQGWLLGTTANLVADHYRRAYRHPQAEITEQLPANGPQPDDLAARSELGRHLQQALTALTPDQQDVV